TGGAGGACGTTGTATCGAACTGGTCACGGCCAAGGGTCAGTTGCGAACCGTTCTCGATCCGTATCGTGCCGCCGCCGACAACCTCGCCGATCTTCTCGTTTCCGGCGACGCGGAATGTCGATCCACCGCTCAAGACAATGGAAGCGGTATCGCGAATATCGCTGCCGGTTCCTGCGGTTAAGGTGCCGTGATTGATGAAGATGCGCCCGACGTCGGCATTGCCGGCAAGCACCAGTTCGCCTGCACCGGTCTTGTAAACGGTGCTGTCGGGATCGGCGCTGGTGATGTCGCCGAGCAGCCTGCCGGCGGAGTTGCCACCGACGTTGAATACCGCGCTGGCGCCTTGGCCCACATAGATATCGTTTCGAAGCGCAACCCCATCATAGAGGCTGAGAGTGCTATTCAAGCCCTGGAAGTTGACGGCACCCGTTCCAAGCGCATTGGAATGGCCGGCAGTCAGTGTTGCGCCCGAGGTTAAGACCGTGCCGCCGGAATAGCTGTTGTTGCCGCTCAGGGTCGACGCGATGCCACCGTCCAGCCGCAGTCCAAGGACGTTCGAGCCGTCGGTAATCTGCCCACGGAAATCGATCTCATTCGATATGGTAAGCACCGCGGCGCCCGGGCCGTTATTGGTGATTGTGCCCGCCTGGTTGCCAAGATGAATGAGCCTGTAAACGCTCTGGTTTACACCGCCGAGGTCGAACACGCCGCCCGCCACTGCAACAGTAGAATCATTCCGGTTGTAGAAGTCTCTCGCGACGTCGCTTCCGAAACGAACAACACCGCCGGCAATGATGAGATTATTGTAGCCCGGTGAGGCCGTTATGCTTGTCGGCGCGAAAACGAGGGTGCCCTGGTCGCCGGGCGACGTGCTGTTGAGAATAAGAAACCCGCCTTCAGCCTCCCCATAGGTGACGGTTCCCGCAAAGACCGCGGTGATATCAGTATTGACGTAAATTGTATCATTCGAGCGCACAGTCATGGCATCGGTGTAGGTGCCGTTCGCCGTGTAGCGTACGGAATCGGCGTATGCTGAGCTGGCCATCAGCATGCTCGCCGCAACAAGGGCTGTCGCGGACATGAGGCTTGCCTTCCGCCGGGAATGAGAGCGCATATTAGGTGCCAAATTGCGAGGGTTCATGATCTAACCTTTGAAAGAACTGCGTTGCACCCGGCCGTTTCAACGGTCGGCGCGTTACTCGGATGGGTTCTGGATAAGAGCGTTGAGGCGCTGTTCGACGGGGCGCACGGCGTCAGCGAAAGCTGCCCCTTCGGCGCGCAGGGTGAGCATTCGGGCGAATTGCGCCTCGAATTCCTGCTTGAGTTCCGCCCGCTGCTCTTCGCTCGACTGCGAGAAGCCGGCCATGCTGGAATCGATCTTCGCGCGCAGCGCGTCGATCTCGCTCTGAGGCATCAGCGCCACCAGGCCGCGAAAGGTCTCGCCCACGGCGGTTTCCCAGCTTTCCGCTGTGAACCCCGCCTTCTGGATCAGTCGATCTTCTTCCGCATCCCGCTCGAACCAGTCGCGCGAGATCTCCTCGTCATAGGAGAATGTCCCGAATGCCGGCTGAAGCGCGGCGATCACGTCGGCGACCTTGGCTGCCTCTGCAGCCGTTAGCGCCAGGGCCCAACTGCTCCACGTCAATCCACCCGCAATGAGACAGGAAGCCAAGAGAAAGCGTACGGCCCAATGCGGCGGGAGGCGGTATTGCCGCATGAATGTGGCGGCTGCGGGCGCCACCGGCGGCCGCTGCCGAAAGCCATCCTTTCCATTGCCAAAATCACGCCCGCCCCAGAGAAGGCGCGCTCCCAAAATATCAAGCCGCTTCAAGACACCCTCAATATGTTTGCGGCGCGAGGAATGATTCCGCGCCGATCATGCGCGACCTTAGGAAGGGTCTTGAAAGTCGTCTTGGGTGATGGCGAACGGCATGTGCAGTGCGCGAACCAACGCCGAAATTTCCCCGCGTATTGGATGCGGATCTGCATTGGGTGTTGCAGGAAACACACCGAAACTCTTCGAAATCATCGATGTTTTTTGCCGAATGCCTACTTGGTCAAACTGGCCGCTCTCACATCGGACGGCGTTGCATTGAAGCGCTTGCGAAATGCGCGATTGAACGTCGAGAGGTCTATGAAGCCTACCTCGCTGGCGATATTCGCGATCGTTCCCCATCTACCGCTGCCTTCGCGCAGAAGACGAAATGCCTGTTCGAGCCGCCTGTTGCGGACGAATTCGGTAAACGTCGTTTCTTCCATTTCGAACAGACGCTGAACGTAACGCGGCGTGACACCCTGGCGTTGGGCAACGGCATCTACCTGAAGCTCAGGATCGGCAAGCCGTTCCAGAATGTCTTTCTTGATGAGCTTCAATCGCGCGGCCGCTATGCTCCGCTCGTTCCTTTCAATACCACCGTGAACGGATCCTTCGAGGACGAGAGCAGCAAGATCATAGATGTGTCGGGAAGCGAGCTCGCCGCCCCTCACCGAGACGGTCGCGTTGGACCGCAACGTGTCGGCATAGGCCTTCAGTATCGGAATACCCTCGGCCGTGGGGGGCAGGACATAGAGCGCCTCCAGCTCGACGTATGGCACCAGCGCGGCGAGTTTTCGGGGATCGAGCATCAGGACATCGGCGCGTGCGCCGGACGCGTACCGATATTCCGAATGAACCGCCTCGCTGGTCATGGTCATGCCGCCAGCGGGAACCTTGATCATTCCCTTGCCCTCGATGGAGACCTCGAAATCAGCGTGGTGGTAGGTCAACATATAGTGTTCGCGCCCGTCGCCAAGCAGGTCGCGGGTCCGCATCCCCTCGATCGGCGGGAAGCCGACCTGACCAACGCGCAGATTTCCAGGCAGCGGCATCATCGCGATATCGATGCGTTCCTCGTTTCTGTCCAAGAGACGAAAACGCTGTCCACCGACATGGCGGCCAATGAAATCGTGCAAAAATTCCATTCGCTCCCGATACGGAACGTCCGCCGTCGAAAGCCGCTGCATCGCAAACGGACTGCTCATCATTTCCCTCGTTTCGTTTGTCGAAACGATAGGAAGGCGAAAACGAACTGTCTTGGGCGGGACCGAACAGCCTTTGCGCTGCGCGAACGGCGTGTGATTTTGTATGCGTGTCCGCGGAATTTGAAGAAAACGAAGGACTATGCGGTGAGCGCTGCCGCCTTCACATCCGATGGCGTGGCATCAAACCGCTGACGGAACGCTCTGTTGAAAGATGAGACATCGGAGAAGCCGCAATCATAGGCGATAGCCGCTATCGTCTTGCCGGCGGAGGTTCTGTTTCGCAGTATGCGGAAGGCCAGATCAAGCCTGTGTTCCCGAACGAAATCGGTGAAGCTTGTGCCGCTCTTCTCGAAGAGGCGCTGGATATAACGCGCCGTAACGCGCTGACGCCCCGCGACCGCATCAATGTTCAATGCCGGGTCCGAAAGCCGCTCGAGAATATCCTGCTGGACAAGTTTCAACCGGGCCGCCGCGATACTGTCTCCATCCCAGTTCGCGCCACCGCGAACCTGGTTATCGAGCATTTGCGCGGCAAGGTCGTAGATATGGCGGGATGCCGTCTCCGCTGCCTTCACCGATCCAGGCGGGTTGCGGCGAAGCGTGCGCACATAGCTCCTCAGCAGCGGCAGCACGTCCGCATCGAATGGCAGGACATAGCTGGCTTCCAGCCCGATGCGCGGAACAAGGGTGTCGAGCACCTGCCGATTGAGCGAAACCACGTCGACGGATGTCGGCTTGCCGAGCCAGAATTCCGTACAAATGCCCTCGTTCACCAGCATCACGTCACCGGCGGCAATCTTAATCGGCTCCTTGCCGCCGACCGAAATCTCATGATCCTCGGTATGGACCGTCAGCAAATAGTGCTGCCGGCCGTCCTGAAGGAGATAGCGCGTGCGGGCGCCATGCATCGGCGTGTAACGGGCACGACCGATCGTCAGCTCACGCGGCAACATCATGGCTTCGAGATTGATGCTGATGTTGTCACGCTCGGCAGGGCAAAATTGCAAGCCGGCGACATGCCGCGCCACAAAATCATGCACAAACGCCATCCGCTCACGGCGCGGAATGTC
The DNA window shown above is from Methylocystis echinoides and carries:
- a CDS encoding helix-turn-helix transcriptional regulator: MPFPMMRLRTDDIPRRERMAFVHDFVARHVAGLQFCPAERDNISINLEAMMLPRELTIGRARYTPMHGARTRYLLQDGRQHYLLTVHTEDHEISVGGKEPIKIAAGDVMLVNEGICTEFWLGKPTSVDVVSLNRQVLDTLVPRIGLEASYVLPFDADVLPLLRSYVRTLRRNPPGSVKAAETASRHIYDLAAQMLDNQVRGGANWDGDSIAAARLKLVQQDILERLSDPALNIDAVAGRQRVTARYIQRLFEKSGTSFTDFVREHRLDLAFRILRNRTSAGKTIAAIAYDCGFSDVSSFNRAFRQRFDATPSDVKAAALTA
- a CDS encoding helix-turn-helix transcriptional regulator; the protein is MMSSPFAMQRLSTADVPYRERMEFLHDFIGRHVGGQRFRLLDRNEERIDIAMMPLPGNLRVGQVGFPPIEGMRTRDLLGDGREHYMLTYHHADFEVSIEGKGMIKVPAGGMTMTSEAVHSEYRYASGARADVLMLDPRKLAALVPYVELEALYVLPPTAEGIPILKAYADTLRSNATVSVRGGELASRHIYDLAALVLEGSVHGGIERNERSIAAARLKLIKKDILERLADPELQVDAVAQRQGVTPRYVQRLFEMEETTFTEFVRNRRLEQAFRLLREGSGRWGTIANIASEVGFIDLSTFNRAFRKRFNATPSDVRAASLTK